GGCATCCAGATGCCCGGCCCCGAGATCCTGCAGCGCCGGACTCAAGTGATACTTGCCGCTCGCCGCGTCCTGATCCACGAACCCCACGCCCTGCAGCGTCCGCAGAATCCCGTGCGCGGTCGGCTTGGCCAGTCCCAGCGCCGCGGCGATCTCCCCCACCCCCATGCGCCCGGACCCGCGCGCCAGCAGCCGCAGCACGGCCGCGGCGCGCTCGATCGACTGGATCGGGCCGGGCATGGTCGTAACCTATCAGCAAACCGTTCGGCATTGTCGAACGCGTCGCCTGTCCCCCGGACGTTCCACTTCTTAACGTGGACGTCGGGCCCGGCCTACCCGGTCCCGCCAGGGATGACGGACTCAATGGAGAGTTTCGGAAAGGGACCGCGATGACGCAGTACGTCGGAGCCATCGATCAAGGCACGACCTCCACGCGATTCATGGTGTTCGATCACGGCGGCAATGTGGTTGCCCGCCATCAACTCGAACACGAGCAAATTCTTCCGCAGGCCGGCTGGGTCGAGCACAACCCGGCGGAGATCTGGGAGCGCACCCGCACCGTCATCAAGAGCGCCCTGGCCGGAGCCCGGCTCACCGCCGCCGATCTGGCCGCGGTCGGCGTCACCAATCAGCGCGAGACCACCATCGTGTGGGACCGCCGCACCGGACGCCCCTACTACAACGCCATCGTCTGGCAGGACACGCGCACCGACCGCATCGTCGGGGAGATCGAGAAGGCCGGCAAGGGCGAGCTGATTCGCGAGCGGGCCGGTCTGCCGCCCGCACCGTACTTCTCCGGCGGCAAGCTCAAGTGGATCCTCGACAATGTCCCGGGCGTGCGCGAGGACGCCGAGAACGGCGATGCGCTGTTCGGCACCCCCGACACCTGGCTGATCTGGAACCTCACCGGCGGTGTGCGCGGCGGCGTCCACGTCACCGATCCGACCAATGCCTCCCGCACCATGCTGATGGATCTCGAAACCCTGGACTGGGACGACGAATTGCTCGCGCTGTTCGACGTGCCGCGGGCCATGCTGCCGCGTATCGCGCCGTCCTCGAATCCGGAGGGCTTCGGCACCAGCCACGCCGACGGCCCGCTCAAGGGCGAGGTCACCATCGCCGGCGTGCTCGGCGATCAGCAGGCCGCCACCGTCGGCCAGGTCTGCTTCCAGCCCGGCGAGGCCAAGAACACCTACGGCACCGGCAACTTCCTGATGCTCAACACCGGCCCGGAGATCGTGCGCTCCAAGCACGGTCTGGTGACCACCGTCGCCTACCAGTTCGGCGACGACAAACCGGTGTACGCCCTCGAGGGTTCCATCGCGGTCACCGGATCGGCCGTGCAGTGGCTGCGCGATCAGCTCGGCATCATCGCGGGCGCGGAACGCGTCGAAGCGCTGGCGCTGCAGGTCCCCGACAACGGCGGCGTCTACTTCGTGCCCGCCTTCTCCGGCCTGTTCGCCCCGTACTGGCGCGCGGACGCCCGCGGCGCCATCGTCGGCCTCTCGCGCTTCAGCAACAATGCCCACATCGCCAGGGCCACACTGGAATCCATCTGCTACCAGACCCGCGACGTGGTCGAGGCGATGCAGCAGGACTCCGGCGTCGAGCTCGAGACCCTGCGCGTGGACGGCGGCGTCACCGCCAACGAACTGGCCATGCAGATCCAGGCCGACTTCCTCGGCGTGCCGGTCTCGCGGCCGGTGGTCGCCGAGACCACCGCCCTCGGCGCGGCCTACGCCGCCGGACTGGCGGTCGGATTCTGGCGTAACACCGACGAACTCGTCGCCAACTGGCACGAGGACAAGAACTGGCAGCCCACCATGAGCGAGGCGGCGCGGCAGCAGGGTTACGCGCGCTGGCTCAAGGCCGTCTCCCGCACCCTCGACTGGGTCGATCGGGACGATGACGACCAGTAGCGCTGCCCCCCAAAAGACTTCGATTCACCGATAACAAGGAGTATTTCGTGTCCGCACAATTGGATCCCGCCTACCGCGCCCGGGCGATCGATGCGCTCGGCGACACCGAAATCGACGTGCTCGTGATCGGTGGCGGCGTGACCGGGGCCGGGGCCGCGCTGGACGCCGCGTCGCGCGGTCTGTCGGTCACCCTGGTCGAGGCGCGCGACTTCGCC
This sequence is a window from Nocardia yunnanensis. Protein-coding genes within it:
- the glpK gene encoding glycerol kinase GlpK, producing the protein MTQYVGAIDQGTTSTRFMVFDHGGNVVARHQLEHEQILPQAGWVEHNPAEIWERTRTVIKSALAGARLTAADLAAVGVTNQRETTIVWDRRTGRPYYNAIVWQDTRTDRIVGEIEKAGKGELIRERAGLPPAPYFSGGKLKWILDNVPGVREDAENGDALFGTPDTWLIWNLTGGVRGGVHVTDPTNASRTMLMDLETLDWDDELLALFDVPRAMLPRIAPSSNPEGFGTSHADGPLKGEVTIAGVLGDQQAATVGQVCFQPGEAKNTYGTGNFLMLNTGPEIVRSKHGLVTTVAYQFGDDKPVYALEGSIAVTGSAVQWLRDQLGIIAGAERVEALALQVPDNGGVYFVPAFSGLFAPYWRADARGAIVGLSRFSNNAHIARATLESICYQTRDVVEAMQQDSGVELETLRVDGGVTANELAMQIQADFLGVPVSRPVVAETTALGAAYAAGLAVGFWRNTDELVANWHEDKNWQPTMSEAARQQGYARWLKAVSRTLDWVDRDDDDQ